DNA sequence from the Stenotrophomonas sp. 24(2023) genome:
TGCTGAATGCGGCGGGGTATGGCGATTCCGGCCTGTTTGCGACTGGCGCGCGGCCGCGGACACCGCTACCGTCGCAGGCTTCGTCCACCCCTTCCACGTGCCATGAGCCACCCCGCCCCCCACGACGATTCCCCGGACCACCTCCGTCGCAGCCTCACCAACCGCCACCTGCAGCTGATCGCCATCGGCGGTGCCATCGGCACCGGCCTGTTCATGGGCTCGGGCAAGACCATCAGCCTGGCTGGCCCCTCCATCGTGTTCGTCTACCTGATCATCGGCGCCATGCTGTTCTTCGTGATGCGCGCGATGGGCGAGCTGCTGCTGTCGAACCTGCAGTACAAATCCTTCATCGATTTTTCCACCGATCTGCTCGGCCCCTGGGCCGGGTTCTTCTGTGGCTGGACCTACTGGTTCTGCTGGATCGTCACCGCCATCGCCGATGTGATCGCCATCGCCGCCTACGCCCAGTTCTGGTTCCCCGGGCTGGAAGCCTGGATACCGGCGCTGATGTGCGTGGTGCTGCTGCTGGCGCTGAACCTGGTGACGGTGAAGCTGTTCGGCGAACTGGAGTTCTGGTTCGCGCTGATCAAGATCATCGCCATCTGCGCGCTGATCATCACCGGTTTCGGCCTGGTGGCCTGGGGCTTCACCTCGCCCAGCGGCCACACCGCATCGCTGGCCAACCTGTGGAACGACGGCGGCATGTTCCCGATGGGCGCGGTGGGCTTCTTCGCCGGGTTCCAGATCGCGGTGTTCGCGTTCGTGGGCATCGAGCTGGTCGGCACTACCGCAGCGGAAACCGCCAATCCCGAGCGCAACCTGCCCAAGGCGATCAACTCGATCCCGGTGCGCATCATCATCTTCTACGTGCTGGCGCTGATCGCGATCATGGCGGTCACCCCGTGGCGCCAGGTGGTGCCGGACAAGAGCCCGTTCGTGCAGCTGTTCGTGCTGGCCGGCATCCCCGCCGCCGCCAGCCTGATCAACTTCGTGGTGCTGACCTCGGCCACGTCCTCGGCCAACAGCGGCATCTTCTCCACCAGCCGCATGCTGTACGGCCTGGCCGAAGAAGGCCACGCCCCGCGCGGGCTGTCCAAGCTGTCGCGCGCGGCGGTGCCGGCCCGCGGCCTGCTGTTCTCGTGCCTGTGCCTGTTGGGCGGCACGCTGCTGATCTACCTGATCCCCAACCTGGTGACCGCCTTCACCCTGGTGACCACGCTGGCCACGGTGCTGTTCATCTTCGTGTGGTCGCTGATCCTGGTGGCGTACATGGTCTACCGCCGCCGATACCCGGAACGCCATGCCGCATCGATCTTCAAGATGCCCGGTGGCGTGGCCATGTGCTGGGCCTGCCTGGTGTTCTTCGTCGGCGTGCTGGTGCTGCTGAGCCTGCAGGCCGATACCCGCCAGGCGCTGATCGCCAGCCCGGTGTGGTTCGTGCTGCTGGGCGCGGGGTATTGGCTGCGGAGCCGGAACGCGAAGTAAGCCGTCGCCTTGCTTCGTCACATCCATGGATTCCCCACGGGGGTCGGAGCCCGGCGCACAGCAACGGGCTCCGACCCCGACAGATCGCGACCGTCCTCGCTCTCCCATGGATAGCCCGCATTTGCCGTTGCCGTTGCCGCTGATTCGGCAGGTGCAGGGCGCAGCTCTGCCGGACAGCCCATTCACCCTGTATTAGCAGCTGCGGCCGGATCATCCGGCCGCCATGGCCCTCCGCCCCACCCTCGTCGCGCTGTCGCTGCTGCTGGGCCTGTGGCCCGGCCTGGCCAGCGCACGCACCGTCTACCGCTGCGTGCAGGGCAATACGGTCAGCCTGGCCACCGCGCCCGAACCCGGCTCGCGCTGCACGGCCAAAGAGATCGACGACAACGCCGTGCAGGCCCCGAACCTGTGGGGCAACATGGGCGTGTTCAGTGGCGTGCTGTATGAGCGCGAACAGGAGGGCGTGCTCGTCTATTCCACCCGCAACCTCCCCGGCTCGCGGGTGTTCCTCAAGTTCACCGTGGCCACACCGCCCGGTGAACCCGCGCATGAAGGCCTGGGCAAGGTCGGCAAACCGCAGCTGGCCCAGCACGCCAAACAGTTCAAGGCCGCCGCCAAGGCCACCGGCGTGGATGATGCCTGGCTGCGGGCGATCGCCCACGCCGAAAGCAACTTCGATGCGCAGGCGGTGTCGAGCAAAGGCGCGCAGGGTGTGATGCAGCTGATGCCGGAAACCTCGCTGGAATACGGCGTGCGCGATCCGTTTTCGGCCGAACAGTCCATCCAGGGCGGTGCCCGCTATATGCGCGCGCTGCTGCACCGCTACGACAACAACCGCCCGCTGGCCGCTGCCGCGTACAACGCGGGCATCGGTGCGGTCACCCGCTACAAGGGCGTGCCGCCGTATGCGGAAACACTGGCCTATGTGGACAAGGTGATGGCCCTGTACACGCGTTACCGCGAAGCAATGGGCATCCGCAGCGAAGTACCGGCGAAATAGGGAGCCTCGTGATTGCCTCGGCGTGCTGCAGGGTTCAGAATCGCGCGGCCGATGGAATGAACAGGGGAAGCACGTGATCAATCCGCATCTCAGCTGGAGCCAACCGCACTCGCTGCGGTTGTCTGCGGACAAACGGTCGTATGAGGTCGATCTGAACCAGATTCCGACCAAGCCCGGCGTGTATGTGTTCTACCGCAACCACGGCAGCACATTCAAAGCGCTGTATGTGGGCAAGGCGGACAACCTGCGTAACCGCATCAAGCAGCAGTTGAACAACCACAGGTTGATGGTCGGCATCCAGGAGGCACCCAATGGCGCACGCCTGCTGTGCTTCGGGGAACTGCAGCTCAGGCCGGGTCAGGACAGCGCGAAGGCCCAGCTGGCGGCGGAAAAACTGATGATCCGGCACTTCATCGAAGAGGGGCACGTGTTGTTCAACCAGCAGGGTGTCCAGCGCAGAGTGCAGACGTTGATCAATGTGCGTCCGCCCGCGCTGAAGAAGCTGATCCCGCTGTCGACCCAGATCGAGGCCTGAGTGCCACGCATGCCCAACCATCCGCACTGGGCAACCGTCACCTGCACCGGCTAAGGTCGTCGCTTTCCAGTGGCAAGGGATGGCGATGAAGCGTGCGGTAGCGGTGGCGGGTGTGGTGGTGGTAACGGCGGTGGCCCTGGCGGCCACCTGGTGGTGGCCCCCCGGCAGCACCGCGCCCCCGGCACCTGCTGGCCCGCAACCCACGCCCCTGGCCTGGACCGCGCAGATCGAGCTGCTGGCCGGTGATGGCCACCCCGGTGATCGCGAGGGGGCCGCCGCGCAGGCCCGCTTCGCCGATCCCTACGGGCTGCTGCGCCTGGCCGATGGCACGGTGGTGTTCACCGATGCCGGCGACAACAACCGCATCCGCCGCCGGCTGCCCGATGGCCGCGTGCAGACCCTGGCCGGGCAGGGCGAAGGGCGCGTGGACGGCCCGGCGCTGCAGGCGCAGTTCAACACGCCCTCGGGTATCGCTGCCGATGCACAAGGCAACCTGTACGTGGCCGACACCGGCAACCACGCGATCCGCCGCATCGGCACCGATGGCCAGGTGACCACGCTGGCCGGTGGCACGCAGGGGTTTGCTGATGGTCCGGCTGCGCAGGCGCGCTTCGATGGGCCGATGGGCGTGGCCGTGGATGCTGGTGGCCGCGTGTATGTGGCCGATACCTGGAACGACCGTATCCGTGTGATCGAGCCCGATGGCCAGGTGCGCACGCTGGCCGGTGGCGATCGTCCGGGCCTGGTGGACGCGGCCGGGGGTGAAGCACGCTTCGACACGCCGGTGGCGCTCAGCCTGGATGCGCAGGGCGCACTGCTGGTGGCCGATCTGTTCAACAACGCGATCCGTCGCGTCACCACCGATGGCCAGGTGAGCACGCTGGTGGGCGATGGCGGGGTGATCAACGGGCCGTTGTCGGTGGTCAGCACCCACGATGGCGTGCTGTATGTCGGTACGCAGTCCGGCCGCATCGTGCAGGTCAGCCCGCAGGGCCACCAGGTCACGCTGGTGGGCAATGGCCGCGTATCGCGCTTTTCCCGCCCGAGCGGGCTGGCGCTGGACGGTGCCGATGGCCTGCTGGTGGCCGACGCAGCGGGCTTCCGCCTGCATCATCTGCGGCCGCTGCCGGTGGGCGAGCTGCCGGCGCCAGCGCTGGTAGGGCCGGCGGCCGATGCGGCCCTGCCGCAGACCGGCGGCCGTTGGCCGCTGGCGCCGCAGGAGGGCTGGCATGAAGTGGTCGGCACGCTGGGCGAGGTCCGTGGCACGTTCACCGGTGAAAGCCGGCACCACCTGCATGACGGTTTCGATGTGCGCGGTGATGTCGGCCAGACCGTGCTGGCCGTGGCCGACGGCAAGATCAGCAGCCCGGTGGCGGCCTGGAGCGTGGGCGGGCAGGCCGAGGGCCTGTCGGTGGACCGCATCCGCTATATCCACATGCGCGTGGGGCGCACGCCACGTGGCGAACCGTTCGATGCGCGCTGGCAGCAACTGTTCGATGCCGAGGGCAAGCTGGAGCGCATCCGCGTGCGCCGGGGCACGCGCATCCACGTGGGCGACAAGCTGGGCAGCATCAACAGCCAGGCGCACGTGCACCTGAGCGTGGGCAGCAGCGGGTTTGAAACCAACGCGGTAGCGCTGGGCTTCACCGGCTATGCGGACCATTTCGCACCGCGCATCACCGGGGTGGAACTGCTGGATGATGCCGACCAGCCGCTGCGCGCCGGTGCCGATGGCACGGTGGCCCTGGCCCGCGGCGGGCGTGGCGTGCAGATCGTGGTGGAAGCCTGGGACCAGGTGGACAACAATCTGCCGCGCCGCCGGCTGGGCGCCTACCAGGTGGGC
Encoded proteins:
- the cycA gene encoding D-serine/D-alanine/glycine transporter yields the protein MSHPAPHDDSPDHLRRSLTNRHLQLIAIGGAIGTGLFMGSGKTISLAGPSIVFVYLIIGAMLFFVMRAMGELLLSNLQYKSFIDFSTDLLGPWAGFFCGWTYWFCWIVTAIADVIAIAAYAQFWFPGLEAWIPALMCVVLLLALNLVTVKLFGELEFWFALIKIIAICALIITGFGLVAWGFTSPSGHTASLANLWNDGGMFPMGAVGFFAGFQIAVFAFVGIELVGTTAAETANPERNLPKAINSIPVRIIIFYVLALIAIMAVTPWRQVVPDKSPFVQLFVLAGIPAAASLINFVVLTSATSSANSGIFSTSRMLYGLAEEGHAPRGLSKLSRAAVPARGLLFSCLCLLGGTLLIYLIPNLVTAFTLVTTLATVLFIFVWSLILVAYMVYRRRYPERHAASIFKMPGGVAMCWACLVFFVGVLVLLSLQADTRQALIASPVWFVLLGAGYWLRSRNAK
- a CDS encoding lytic transglycosylase domain-containing protein, producing the protein MALRPTLVALSLLLGLWPGLASARTVYRCVQGNTVSLATAPEPGSRCTAKEIDDNAVQAPNLWGNMGVFSGVLYEREQEGVLVYSTRNLPGSRVFLKFTVATPPGEPAHEGLGKVGKPQLAQHAKQFKAAAKATGVDDAWLRAIAHAESNFDAQAVSSKGAQGVMQLMPETSLEYGVRDPFSAEQSIQGGARYMRALLHRYDNNRPLAAAAYNAGIGAVTRYKGVPPYAETLAYVDKVMALYTRYREAMGIRSEVPAK
- a CDS encoding GIY-YIG nuclease family protein, with translation MINPHLSWSQPHSLRLSADKRSYEVDLNQIPTKPGVYVFYRNHGSTFKALYVGKADNLRNRIKQQLNNHRLMVGIQEAPNGARLLCFGELQLRPGQDSAKAQLAAEKLMIRHFIEEGHVLFNQQGVQRRVQTLINVRPPALKKLIPLSTQIEA
- a CDS encoding gluconolaconase, giving the protein MKRAVAVAGVVVVTAVALAATWWWPPGSTAPPAPAGPQPTPLAWTAQIELLAGDGHPGDREGAAAQARFADPYGLLRLADGTVVFTDAGDNNRIRRRLPDGRVQTLAGQGEGRVDGPALQAQFNTPSGIAADAQGNLYVADTGNHAIRRIGTDGQVTTLAGGTQGFADGPAAQARFDGPMGVAVDAGGRVYVADTWNDRIRVIEPDGQVRTLAGGDRPGLVDAAGGEARFDTPVALSLDAQGALLVADLFNNAIRRVTTDGQVSTLVGDGGVINGPLSVVSTHDGVLYVGTQSGRIVQVSPQGHQVTLVGNGRVSRFSRPSGLALDGADGLLVADAAGFRLHHLRPLPVGELPAPALVGPAADAALPQTGGRWPLAPQEGWHEVVGTLGEVRGTFTGESRHHLHDGFDVRGDVGQTVLAVADGKISSPVAAWSVGGQAEGLSVDRIRYIHMRVGRTPRGEPFDARWQQLFDAEGKLERIRVRRGTRIHVGDKLGSINSQAHVHLSVGSSGFETNAVALGFTGYADHFAPRITGVELLDDADQPLRAGADGTVALARGGRGVQIVVEAWDQVDNNLPRRRLGAYQVGYQILDAGGQPLAGYEQPRWNIVFNRMPPQSQAVMVAYAPGSGITVHGSAVTRFRYLATNTVRDGLMEPGRWQPDALPPGQYTVRASVRDYSGNEGIGPREIKVTLLP